The proteins below are encoded in one region of Campylobacter helveticus:
- a CDS encoding HugZ family heme oxygenase produces MNYESIISHMNAHHKSNLIDLCKKFGGVEDVKEVFLKSVDFNGLDIVYNGDENLRVEFPKKTDESTLKDTIIALCMGAKSTGDTSGVEKELKEFMLSFNSVCLATLNKNGEVVCSYAPFVSMQWGNFIYISEVSEHFANIKANPDNIEIMFLEDESKAASVILRKRLRYRVRASFLERGEDFDRVYDEFERQTGGEGGIKTIRKMLDFHLVKLEFEKGRFVKGFGAAYDIENGIIKQVGTNSNPHKFPHKH; encoded by the coding sequence ATGAATTACGAAAGTATTATTTCTCATATGAACGCACACCATAAGTCAAATTTGATTGATTTGTGTAAAAAATTTGGTGGCGTAGAAGATGTGAAAGAGGTTTTTTTAAAAAGCGTGGATTTTAATGGGCTAGACATTGTTTATAATGGGGACGAAAATTTACGCGTAGAATTTCCTAAAAAAACCGATGAAAGCACCCTTAAAGACACTATCATCGCCCTTTGTATGGGGGCAAAAAGCACGGGGGATACCAGCGGCGTGGAAAAAGAGCTAAAGGAATTTATGCTAAGTTTTAATTCCGTTTGTTTAGCGACCTTAAATAAAAATGGCGAGGTCGTATGCTCCTATGCGCCTTTTGTTAGCATGCAGTGGGGGAATTTCATTTATATTAGCGAGGTGAGTGAGCATTTTGCAAATATTAAAGCAAATCCTGATAATATAGAAATAATGTTTTTAGAAGATGAGAGCAAAGCCGCTTCTGTGATACTTAGAAAAAGGCTTCGTTATAGAGTGAGGGCGAGTTTTTTAGAAAGGGGCGAGGATTTTGATAGGGTTTATGATGAATTTGAAAGGCAAACGGGCGGCGAGGGTGGCATTAAAACCATCCGCAAAATGCTTGACTTTCACTTAGTAAAGCTTGAATTTGAAAAGGGGCGTTTTGTGAAAGGCTTTGGTGCGGCTTATGATATAGAAAATGGCATTATCAAGCAAGTAGGCACTAATTCTAACCCTCACAAATTCCCACATAAACACTAA
- a CDS encoding type II toxin-antitoxin system death-on-curing family toxin: MRYLNLQEVQKIHDDMLDEIGGLKGANPKQIALLDSALTQIQNDDYYPSFIDKLTHLMFACVKFHPFADGNKRTALLIGDAFIMLNHKATPRDFYQKLEDVIVSVASDEISKDELGQILNTMLKGVQ, encoded by the coding sequence ATGAGATATCTAAATTTGCAAGAAGTGCAAAAAATCCACGATGATATGCTAGATGAAATAGGCGGACTAAAGGGAGCAAATCCTAAGCAAATCGCTCTTTTAGATTCTGCCCTGACACAAATCCAAAATGATGACTATTACCCAAGCTTTATAGACAAACTTACGCATTTAATGTTTGCCTGTGTGAAGTTTCACCCCTTTGCAGACGGGAATAAACGCACCGCATTGCTTATCGGCGATGCCTTTATAATGCTCAACCACAAAGCCACACCAAGGGACTTTTACCAAAAGCTAGAAGATGTTATTGTGAGCGTAGCAAGTGATGAGATAAGCAAAGATGAGTTGGGGCAGATTCTAAATACTATGCTGAAAGGCGTTCAATGA
- a CDS encoding dehypoxanthine futalosine cyclase, with the protein MKRIDKKEALDLLQNATLVELGAMAYERKLELHPEKITTFVVDRNINYTNVCCIDCDFCAFYRHAKEKDAYILSYEEIGKKIEELEAIGGTQILFQGGVHPKLKIEWYEDLVEWISKHYPNITVHGFSAVEIAYIAKISKISIKEVLKRLQAKGLFSIPGAGAEVLSDRVRDEIAPHKCDTKTWLEVHRNAHQIGMKSTATMMFGTVENDEELIEHFEHLRKLQDETGGFRAFILWSFQSENTKLKQKHPEILKQSSNKYLRLLALARLYLDNFKNLQSSWVTQGSLIGQLALKFGANDLGSTMMEENVVSAAGASYKMNQDEMIRLIRSLGEKPAKRNTAYEILERF; encoded by the coding sequence GTGAAAAGAATAGACAAAAAAGAAGCGCTTGATTTGCTTCAAAACGCTACTTTAGTGGAGCTTGGTGCTATGGCTTATGAGAGAAAATTAGAGCTTCACCCTGAAAAAATCACCACCTTTGTCGTGGATAGAAATATCAATTATACCAATGTTTGCTGCATCGATTGCGATTTTTGTGCGTTTTACAGGCACGCAAAAGAAAAAGACGCTTATATCTTAAGCTATGAAGAAATAGGCAAAAAGATAGAGGAATTAGAAGCTATCGGCGGGACGCAAATACTCTTTCAAGGCGGAGTGCATCCTAAGCTTAAAATCGAATGGTATGAAGATTTAGTCGAGTGGATTAGTAAGCATTACCCAAATATCACGGTTCACGGCTTTTCGGCGGTAGAAATTGCCTATATTGCTAAAATTTCTAAGATAAGTATAAAAGAGGTTTTAAAAAGACTTCAAGCAAAAGGGCTTTTCTCCATACCCGGAGCGGGGGCTGAGGTGCTAAGCGATAGGGTGCGAGATGAGATAGCCCCGCATAAATGCGACACTAAAACTTGGCTAGAAGTGCATAGAAACGCCCATCAAATCGGTATGAAAAGCACGGCCACAATGATGTTTGGCACGGTGGAAAATGATGAGGAGTTAATCGAGCATTTTGAGCATTTAAGAAAATTGCAGGATGAAACGGGGGGCTTTAGGGCGTTTATTTTATGGAGTTTTCAAAGTGAAAACACTAAGCTAAAGCAAAAGCACCCTGAAATTTTAAAGCAAAGCTCAAATAAATACTTAAGATTACTCGCACTTGCTAGGCTTTATTTGGACAATTTTAAAAATTTACAAAGCTCTTGGGTAACGCAAGGCTCACTCATTGGGCAGCTCGCTTTGAAATTTGGCGCCAATGACTTAGGCTCTACGATGATGGAGGAAAATGTCGTTTCAGCCGCAGGGGCAAGTTATAAAATGAATCAAGATGAGATGATAAGGCTTATTAGAAGTCTTGGGGAAAAGCCGGCTAAACGCAATACAGCTTATGAAATTTTGGAGAGATTTTAA
- a CDS encoding M16 family metallopeptidase, giving the protein MQYLESKGVKVPFIFEKNSDFPIIFFRLVFRNCGRSFDEVAGVASMFARLLNEGVNDRFFKDLEFRAINLEASSAFENLELSFSCLKEHKNYAFKALANLLQNPRFEEKTLQRLKINALGELASRQSDYDDVAKKLLNQTIFKEKAFQSPNEGDETSIKAINLEHLKAFYKHFFHLNNAAIVLGGDLEEKEAKNLSLNLLESLEKGKESRGKSYHLNEKTQDVILQKPSEQAYIYFAAPFNACFKDEDLHLAKIALFILGQGGFGSRVMEEIRVKRGLAYSAYVSLDMRNSYSRVFGYLQTKNENAKEAKGAIRQIFDDFVKNGVCEEELTQAKNFILGSTPLRYESLSKRLGIAFMEFYQGLKIGSFKEELIKIKNTNLKELNAYIKKHSEILNLSFVSVQNEN; this is encoded by the coding sequence ATGCAGTATTTAGAGAGCAAGGGTGTAAAAGTCCCTTTCATTTTTGAGAAAAATAGCGATTTTCCTATTATATTTTTTCGTCTTGTTTTTAGAAATTGTGGGCGCAGTTTTGACGAGGTGGCTGGGGTGGCAAGCATGTTTGCTAGGCTTTTAAATGAGGGCGTTAATGATCGTTTTTTTAAGGATTTGGAATTTAGAGCGATAAATTTGGAAGCAAGTAGTGCTTTTGAGAATTTAGAGCTCAGTTTTTCTTGTTTGAAAGAGCATAAAAACTATGCCTTTAAAGCTCTTGCAAATTTACTTCAAAATCCTCGTTTTGAGGAAAAAACTCTGCAAAGACTTAAAATTAACGCGCTTGGAGAGCTTGCGAGTCGGCAAAGTGATTATGATGATGTGGCTAAAAAATTGCTTAATCAAACAATCTTTAAAGAAAAAGCATTTCAAAGTCCAAATGAGGGCGATGAAACAAGCATTAAAGCCATAAATTTAGAGCATTTAAAAGCTTTTTATAAGCATTTTTTTCATCTTAATAATGCGGCGATAGTTTTGGGGGGAGATTTAGAAGAAAAAGAGGCTAAAAATTTAAGTTTAAATTTACTTGAAAGCTTAGAAAAGGGTAAGGAAAGTAGAGGAAAAAGCTACCACCTTAATGAAAAAACTCAAGATGTGATTTTGCAAAAACCAAGCGAACAAGCCTATATTTACTTTGCTGCGCCTTTTAATGCGTGTTTTAAAGATGAGGATTTGCATTTGGCTAAAATCGCTCTTTTTATTTTAGGGCAGGGGGGATTTGGCTCTAGGGTTATGGAAGAAATTCGTGTGAAAAGAGGACTTGCCTACTCTGCTTATGTAAGTTTGGATATGCGTAATTCTTATAGCCGTGTTTTTGGTTATTTGCAAACTAAAAATGAAAACGCGAAAGAAGCAAAAGGGGCGATTAGGCAAATTTTTGATGATTTTGTCAAAAATGGGGTGTGTGAAGAAGAATTAACACAGGCTAAAAATTTCATACTAGGAAGCACACCTTTGCGTTATGAAAGTCTTAGTAAAAGGCTAGGAATCGCCTTTATGGAATTTTATCAAGGATTAAAAATCGGCAGTTTTAAAGAAGAGCTTATAAAGATTAAAAACACAAATTTAAAAGAGCTTAATGCCTATATCAAAAAGCATAGTGAAATTTTAAATTTGAGTTTTGTAAGCGTTCAAAATGAAAATTAA
- the recG gene encoding ATP-dependent DNA helicase RecG has protein sequence MKIKESDLELFKKLKIKSAIDLALILPKKIENLNLSKEPLENENCVQELRIISQSFRTNTLFVRAYCEAWGADVSLVFFHPSKWHMGVFKVGACLLLSGKLGFFNHSWQFYNPKIIKKAGIFEPKYQIAGIKDSKIQNLINTYVSYENLKESGIEDKFIFLLLNLHAYDEKSFELFKNLTHFEEDLKYIEIYNFLKRLKNKKNHFNAYEIKLFDIKEWLLTLPFNPTKDQLQAICDIREDLRSNLAKRRVIMGDVGCGKTLVLLAAALSVYPKQALLMAPTSILAQQLFEEAKKLLPDFLQICFVKGGKKEKDLKEKMRVANLIIGTHALIYEEGFEAVLVMIDEQHRFGSNQRQKISTLSSKDSLSPHFIQFSATPIPRTLSMIQSELLNFSFIKQMPFKKDIKTYCVQNEDFIKIKRKIEEEIAKKHQIIIIYPLVSESEKIPYLSLDKARIYWQKHYKNVFVTHGKDKQKDAILQEFREKGDILLSTTVVEVGISLPRLSTIIIVGAERLGLATLHQLRGRVGRVGLESFCYLYTKLKEIPARLLEFSKTLDGFEIAELDLKNRLSGDLLDGYMQHGNEFKFFDFASDEVILARVKKDLG, from the coding sequence ATGAAAATTAAGGAAAGCGATTTAGAGCTTTTTAAAAAATTAAAAATTAAAAGTGCGATTGATTTGGCGCTTATCTTGCCTAAGAAAATTGAAAATTTAAATTTAAGTAAAGAGCCTTTGGAAAATGAAAATTGCGTGCAAGAGCTACGCATTATATCGCAATCTTTTAGGACAAATACGCTTTTTGTAAGGGCGTATTGTGAGGCTTGGGGGGCAGATGTTTCTTTAGTTTTTTTCCACCCCAGTAAATGGCATATGGGGGTTTTTAAGGTGGGGGCGTGTTTGCTTTTGAGTGGGAAATTAGGCTTTTTTAATCATTCTTGGCAATTTTATAATCCTAAAATCATCAAAAAAGCAGGAATTTTTGAGCCAAAATACCAAATTGCAGGGATTAAGGATAGTAAAATTCAAAATCTTATCAACACTTATGTAAGTTATGAAAATTTAAAAGAAAGTGGCATAGAGGATAAATTTATCTTTTTACTTTTAAACCTGCACGCTTATGATGAAAAGAGTTTTGAGCTTTTTAAAAATTTAACGCATTTTGAAGAGGATTTAAAATACATTGAAATTTATAATTTTTTAAAAAGGCTTAAAAATAAGAAAAATCATTTTAACGCTTATGAAATCAAACTTTTTGATATTAAAGAGTGGCTTTTAACTTTGCCTTTTAATCCCACAAAAGACCAACTTCAAGCTATTTGTGATATTAGGGAGGATTTACGCTCAAATTTAGCTAAAAGGCGTGTGATAATGGGCGATGTGGGCTGTGGCAAAACTTTAGTTTTACTCGCTGCGGCTTTAAGCGTGTATCCTAAACAAGCCTTATTAATGGCACCTACTAGTATTTTAGCCCAGCAGCTTTTTGAGGAGGCTAAAAAGCTTTTGCCTGATTTTTTGCAAATTTGCTTTGTCAAAGGCGGTAAAAAAGAGAAAGATTTAAAAGAAAAAATGAGGGTGGCAAATTTGATTATAGGCACACACGCCCTTATTTATGAAGAGGGCTTTGAGGCGGTTTTGGTAATGATAGATGAGCAGCATCGCTTTGGCTCAAATCAAAGGCAAAAAATCAGCACCCTTTCAAGCAAAGATAGTTTAAGTCCTCATTTTATACAATTTTCCGCTACGCCCATACCACGCACCCTAAGTATGATACAATCCGAGCTTTTAAATTTTAGTTTTATCAAACAAATGCCCTTTAAAAAGGACATTAAGACTTATTGCGTTCAAAATGAGGATTTTATTAAGATAAAAAGAAAGATAGAGGAAGAAATAGCTAAGAAACATCAAATAATTATCATCTATCCTCTTGTAAGTGAAAGCGAAAAAATTCCTTATCTTTCGCTTGATAAAGCAAGAATTTATTGGCAAAAGCATTATAAAAATGTCTTTGTAACGCACGGAAAAGATAAGCAAAAAGATGCTATCTTGCAAGAATTTAGAGAAAAGGGCGATATTTTACTTAGCACGACTGTGGTTGAGGTGGGGATTTCTTTACCACGCCTTAGCACCATTATCATCGTGGGAGCAGAGAGGCTTGGACTTGCAACTTTACATCAATTAAGAGGACGCGTGGGACGCGTGGGACTTGAAAGCTTTTGTTATCTTTATACTAAGCTTAAAGAAATTCCTGCAAGGTTATTAGAATTTTCTAAGACTTTGGACGGATTTGAAATTGCCGAGCTTGATTTAAAAAATCGCTTGAGTGGAGATTTGCTAGATGGTTATATGCAGCACGGAAATGAGTTTAAATTTTTTGATTTTGCGAGTGATGAGGTAATTTTGGCTAGAGTGAAAAAGGATTTAGGTTAA
- the pglE gene encoding UDP-N-acetylbacillosamine transaminase: MRFFLSPPHMGGNELKYIEEVFKSNYIAPLGEFVNRFEESIKNYTKAPNALALNSGSAALHLALRVAGVEQGDVVLASSFTFIASVAPIYYLKAKPVFIDCDETFNLDVDLLKLAIKESKTKPKALVLTHLYGNAAKIRQIAQICKENNIILIEDAAEALGSFYEGQALGTFGDFGVYSFNGNKIITTSGGGMLVGKDKALMEKARFYSTQARENCLHYEHLDYGYNYRLSNVLGAIGVAQMEILEQRVLKKREIYEWYKEFLGEKFSFLDELENSRGNRWLSTALIDFDKNELFKENRCVESGAKELALHPKIAKLIKDLQTAQIETRPLWKAMHMQGVFKGEKAYLNGNAELFFKKGICLPSGTAMSKDEVREVAELILESVR; the protein is encoded by the coding sequence ATGAGATTTTTTCTTTCCCCTCCGCATATGGGTGGTAATGAATTAAAATATATTGAAGAGGTTTTTAAGAGTAATTACATCGCACCTTTGGGTGAATTTGTGAATCGTTTTGAAGAAAGCATTAAGAACTACACGAAAGCACCAAACGCCCTTGCTTTAAATTCTGGCTCCGCGGCTTTGCATTTGGCTTTAAGGGTGGCTGGTGTGGAGCAAGGAGATGTCGTTTTGGCTTCTTCTTTTACTTTCATTGCGAGTGTTGCACCGATTTATTATCTTAAGGCAAAGCCTGTTTTTATTGATTGCGATGAGACTTTTAATCTTGATGTTGATTTACTAAAACTTGCGATAAAAGAAAGCAAAACCAAGCCAAAAGCCCTTGTTTTAACACATCTTTATGGTAATGCGGCAAAAATCAGGCAAATCGCGCAAATTTGTAAGGAAAATAATATTATTTTAATCGAAGACGCGGCGGAGGCTTTGGGAAGTTTTTATGAGGGACAGGCTTTGGGAACTTTTGGTGATTTTGGAGTATATTCTTTTAATGGCAATAAAATCATCACAACTTCAGGTGGTGGTATGCTTGTGGGTAAAGATAAGGCACTAATGGAAAAAGCGAGGTTTTACAGCACACAGGCGAGGGAAAATTGTTTGCATTATGAGCATTTAGACTATGGCTATAATTATAGATTAAGCAATGTTTTGGGTGCTATCGGCGTGGCACAAATGGAAATTTTAGAGCAAAGAGTGCTTAAGAAACGCGAAATTTATGAGTGGTATAAAGAATTTTTGGGTGAAAAATTTAGTTTTTTAGATGAGCTTGAAAACTCAAGGGGTAATAGGTGGCTTAGCACGGCTTTAATTGATTTTGATAAAAATGAGCTTTTTAAAGAAAATCGTTGCGTTGAAAGTGGAGCGAAAGAATTAGCTTTGCATCCTAAAATTGCAAAACTCATTAAGGATTTGCAAACCGCACAAATCGAAACGCGTCCTTTGTGGAAGGCGATGCATATGCAAGGAGTTTTCAAGGGAGAAAAGGCTTATTTAAACGGAAATGCTGAACTATTTTTCAAAAAAGGAATTTGCCTTCCAAGTGGCACAGCTATGAGTAAAGATGAGGTGCGTGAGGTGGCAGAGCTTATTTTAGAGAGTGTGCGATGA
- the pglF gene encoding UDP-N-acetylglucosamine 4,6-dehydratase (configuration-retaining) — MNLAKNKRLVFFLGCDIVLLILSIFLAFELRFSGEIPERFYMGMVKAGILLLGLKIAFLFAFRIYKVAWRFFSLGEARKIFFALALAELVFLIIFYFYPDFFNPFPRSVVGIDFVLSYMFIGTLRISKRMLIDFKPSRLRDELSPCIVVGATSKALHLLKGAKEGSLGLFPVAVVDGRKELIGTYCDKFIVKEKREIKKFVNEGVKTAIIALKLEREELKELFEELVGYGISDVKIFSFTNNEARDISIEDLLARKPKDLDNFAVGAFLKDKVVLVSGAGGTIGSELCRQCIKFGAKHLIMLDHSEYNLYQINDNLSKHKEKITPILLSILDKKALDELLAQMKPELILHAAAYKHVPLCEQNPHSAVINNVLGTQILVDCAKKNGVKKFVMISTDKAVRPTSIMGCTKRVCELYTLGLSSEEFEVACVRFGNVLGSSGSVIPKFKAQIAANEPLSLTHPDIVRYFMLVDEAVQLVLQAGAIAKGGELFVLDMGEPVKIMDLAKKMLLLSNRTDLEIKITGLRKGEKLFEELLIDENDAKTQYESIFVTKNESVDLEILKEQMSKLVKSEDEEEVAMLLQEIVPEFKHNKGGN; from the coding sequence ATGAATTTGGCTAAAAATAAACGCCTTGTTTTCTTTTTGGGTTGTGATATTGTTTTATTAATTTTAAGCATTTTTTTAGCTTTTGAATTGAGATTTAGCGGTGAAATCCCTGAAAGATTTTATATGGGAATGGTAAAGGCAGGAATTTTGCTTTTGGGGCTTAAGATAGCTTTTTTATTTGCTTTTAGAATTTACAAGGTGGCTTGGAGATTTTTTTCTTTGGGTGAAGCGCGAAAGATATTTTTTGCTCTTGCTTTAGCTGAGCTTGTTTTTTTAATCATTTTTTATTTTTACCCGGACTTTTTTAATCCTTTTCCAAGAAGTGTGGTAGGGATTGATTTTGTGCTTTCTTATATGTTTATAGGCACTTTAAGAATTTCAAAAAGAATGCTGATTGACTTTAAGCCCTCACGCCTTAGAGATGAGCTAAGTCCCTGCATAGTCGTAGGCGCGACATCTAAAGCACTTCATCTTTTAAAGGGGGCTAAAGAGGGAAGTTTGGGACTTTTTCCTGTGGCGGTTGTCGATGGTAGAAAAGAGCTTATAGGCACATACTGCGACAAATTTATCGTAAAAGAAAAACGCGAAATTAAAAAATTTGTCAATGAGGGCGTAAAAACGGCTATTATTGCTTTAAAGCTTGAAAGAGAAGAGCTTAAAGAGCTTTTTGAAGAGCTTGTGGGTTATGGCATTAGCGATGTGAAAATTTTTTCTTTTACAAATAATGAAGCAAGGGACATTAGTATCGAGGATTTACTTGCGAGAAAGCCTAAAGACTTGGATAATTTTGCTGTGGGAGCGTTTTTAAAAGATAAAGTTGTTTTGGTAAGCGGTGCGGGTGGGACGATAGGTAGTGAGCTTTGTAGGCAGTGTATTAAATTTGGAGCGAAGCATTTGATTATGCTTGACCATAGTGAATATAATTTATATCAAATCAATGATAATTTAAGCAAACATAAAGAAAAAATTACACCGATTCTATTAAGTATTTTGGATAAAAAAGCGCTCGATGAGCTTTTAGCACAAATGAAGCCAGAGCTTATTTTACACGCTGCAGCATATAAACATGTGCCACTTTGTGAGCAAAATCCTCACTCTGCTGTGATAAATAATGTCTTAGGGACACAAATTTTGGTTGATTGTGCTAAAAAAAATGGTGTGAAAAAATTTGTGATGATAAGCACAGATAAGGCTGTAAGACCTACTAGCATTATGGGTTGCACTAAGAGGGTTTGTGAGCTTTATACTTTGGGTTTATCGAGTGAGGAATTTGAAGTGGCTTGTGTGCGTTTTGGCAATGTTTTAGGCTCAAGTGGAAGCGTGATACCTAAATTTAAAGCACAAATTGCCGCAAATGAACCGCTTAGTTTAACGCATCCTGATATTGTTCGGTATTTTATGCTTGTCGATGAGGCAGTGCAGCTTGTTTTACAAGCTGGAGCTATCGCAAAGGGGGGAGAGCTTTTTGTTTTAGATATGGGTGAACCTGTGAAGATTATGGATTTGGCTAAAAAGATGCTTTTGCTTTCTAATCGCACGGATTTAGAGATTAAAATTACAGGGCTTAGAAAGGGCGAAAAGCTTTTCGAAGAGTTATTAATAGACGAAAATGATGCTAAAACGCAGTATGAGAGTATTTTTGTAACAAAAAATGAGAGCGTTGATTTAGAAATTTTAAAAGAGCAAATGTCTAAGCTTGTTAAAAGTGAAGATGAGGAAGAAGTCGCTATGCTTTTACAAGAAATCGTGCCTGAATTTAAGCATAATAAAGGAGGAAATTAA
- a CDS encoding PDC sensor domain-containing protein, protein MLIKDIQKFEDNRYKARAYMSYILIRNLPDRLPNIHLESVREALDKIAHDVSVFDALYILDDSGTQIENAITLEKKYERGEGEDRSSKAYFYRAVKLKRCILSDPYPSILNNELCVTASMPIYDNKENLLFVVCIDIKLRDILKLIQASNFEFGFLQFSRLVYFCFASVLFVITCFLFQKGFLSLFYYHSVDIQKIFESTIAITLALAIFDLAKTIIEEEVLGKSRKEKTGIQKTMVRFLGSIIIALAIEALMLVFKLAVGDLSQMVYVIYLICGVTLLLAGLSVYIFAVKYKNNNVLETD, encoded by the coding sequence ATGCTAATTAAAGATATACAAAAATTTGAGGATAACCGCTATAAAGCCAGAGCTTATATGAGTTATATTTTAATAAGAAATTTGCCCGATAGACTTCCAAATATTCATTTAGAAAGCGTTAGAGAGGCACTGGATAAAATCGCACACGATGTTTCTGTGTTTGACGCCTTATATATACTAGATGATTCGGGAACGCAGATAGAAAATGCCATCACTTTGGAAAAAAAGTATGAGCGAGGAGAGGGTGAGGATAGAAGCTCTAAGGCTTATTTTTATAGAGCCGTTAAACTTAAGCGTTGTATTTTGAGCGACCCTTATCCTTCTATCTTAAATAATGAGCTTTGCGTTACTGCTTCTATGCCTATTTACGATAATAAGGAAAATTTGCTTTTTGTCGTTTGTATTGATATTAAATTAAGGGATATTTTAAAGCTTATTCAAGCGAGTAATTTTGAATTTGGCTTTTTGCAATTTAGTCGTCTTGTGTATTTTTGCTTTGCGAGTGTGCTTTTTGTCATCACTTGCTTTTTGTTTCAAAAGGGCTTTTTAAGTCTTTTTTATTATCACAGTGTCGATATACAAAAAATCTTTGAAAGCACGATAGCCATTACCCTAGCTTTGGCTATTTTTGATTTGGCTAAGACCATTATAGAAGAAGAGGTTCTTGGTAAAAGTCGCAAAGAAAAAACAGGCATTCAAAAAACTATGGTGCGGTTTTTAGGAAGCATTATCATTGCTTTAGCTATTGAAGCTTTGATGTTGGTATTTAAACTTGCGGTTGGGGATTTATCGCAAATGGTTTATGTGATTTATCTTATTTGTGGGGTTACTTTGCTCTTAGCTGGGCTTAGTGTGTATATTTTTGCTGTAAAATATAAAAATAATAATGTTTTAGAGACAGATTAA
- a CDS encoding chemotaxis response regulator CheY, with translation MKLLVVDDSSTMRRIIKNTLTRLGHNDVLEAEHGVEAWDLLEKNDDVKVLITDWNMPEMNGLDLVKKVRAEKKYEDMPIIMVTTEGGKAEVITALKAGVNNYIVKPFTPQVLKEKLEDVLGVGSDTATE, from the coding sequence GTGAAATTACTTGTTGTCGATGATAGCTCTACTATGAGAAGGATTATTAAAAACACCTTGACAAGATTGGGGCATAATGATGTTCTTGAAGCTGAACACGGAGTTGAAGCTTGGGACTTACTTGAGAAAAATGACGATGTTAAGGTCCTAATTACGGATTGGAATATGCCAGAGATGAATGGACTTGACCTTGTTAAAAAAGTAAGAGCTGAGAAAAAATATGAAGATATGCCTATTATTATGGTAACGACTGAAGGTGGCAAGGCTGAAGTTATCACAGCTTTAAAGGCTGGGGTAAATAACTACATCGTTAAGCCTTTTACACCTCAAGTTTTAAAAGAAAAGCTTGAGGATGTTTTGGGTGTAGGAAGTGATACTGCGACTGAGTAA
- a CDS encoding 50S ribosomal protein L11 methyltransferase, which yields MEKFYYELFFKIDEPYKDLVLDFVFDLGVEAVEEKDKGFYIRSSEELDEIAWALEFFCEKLSHLKNHSLNFDFTLEKRENKDWIEEYKKGIEPILIDQIYIHTTWQKAKKGFLNIQINPALAFGSGHHESTHSCIELLQKFVKKDMKALDVGCGSGILAIILAKFGAKVDICDTDELALKSALDNAKLNEVSFCKAWQGSLDKAEGKYDFIVANIIADVILILEKDMKNCLKENAILILSGILDKYEARIKDKFKDLSLVCELRKNEWLSLVYKKEKNERK from the coding sequence ATGGAAAAATTTTACTACGAGTTGTTTTTTAAGATAGATGAGCCTTATAAGGATTTAGTGCTTGACTTTGTTTTTGATTTGGGAGTTGAGGCGGTAGAAGAAAAAGATAAAGGCTTTTATATACGCTCAAGCGAAGAGTTAGACGAGATAGCTTGGGCTTTAGAATTTTTTTGCGAAAAGCTTTCGCATTTAAAAAATCATTCTTTGAATTTTGATTTTACTCTTGAAAAAAGAGAAAATAAAGACTGGATAGAAGAATATAAAAAGGGCATTGAGCCTATTTTGATTGATCAAATTTATATCCATACTACTTGGCAAAAGGCTAAAAAAGGTTTTTTAAATATACAAATTAATCCTGCTCTAGCCTTTGGTTCTGGACATCACGAAAGCACCCATTCTTGCATAGAACTTTTGCAAAAATTTGTTAAAAAAGATATGAAGGCTTTAGATGTTGGTTGTGGGAGTGGAATTTTAGCCATTATCTTAGCTAAATTTGGTGCTAAGGTTGATATTTGCGATACAGATGAGTTGGCTTTGAAGAGTGCTTTAGACAATGCTAAACTAAATGAAGTAAGCTTTTGTAAGGCTTGGCAGGGTTCATTAGATAAGGCGGAAGGAAAATATGATTTTATCGTGGCAAATATCATAGCTGATGTAATTTTGATTTTGGAAAAGGATATGAAAAATTGTTTAAAGGAAAATGCTATACTTATTTTATCTGGGATTTTAGATAAATATGAAGCTAGAATTAAAGATAAGTTTAAGGACTTAAGCCTTGTTTGTGAGCTTAGAAAAAATGAATGGCTAAGTTTAGTTTATAAAAAGGAAAAAAATGAACGAAAATAA